GCGCCGAAGGCCGACCCGAAGAAGGCTGGCGCTGGCGCGAATGCAGCCGACCCCGCCGCCGCCCGGCAGCAGGTGCTGGATTCGATCCGCGCCCTGATGCTGATCCGCGCCTATCGCGTGCGCGGCCATCTGGAGGCGCAGCTGGACCCGCTGCATCTGCAGATACCCAAGACGCATCCGGAGCTCGACCCCGCGACCTACGGCTTCAGCGAAGCCGACATGGACCGGCCGATCTTCATCAACCGCGTGCTGGGCAAGGATACTGCCACGCTGCGCGAGATCATCGCGATCTGCCGCGCCAGCTATTGCGGGCCGATCGGCGTCGAGTTCATGCATATCCAGGACCCCGAGCAGAAGTCCTGGATGCAGCAGAAGATCGAGGGTGCGCCCTGGGCGCAGGTTTTTGACGCGGCGGCCAAGCGCCAGATCCTGCAGCAGCTGACCGAGGCCGAGGGCTTCGAGGCTTTCTGCGCCCGCAAGTATGTGGGCACCAAGCGCTTTGGCCTGGAGGGCGGCGAGGTCACCATCCCCGCCCTGCAGACCATCATCGCCACCGCCGCCGAGCAGGGCGTGGCCGAGATCGCCATCGGCATGGCCCATCGTGGCCGCCTGAACACGCTGGTGAACGTGGTGAAGAAGCCCTTCACCCGCGTCTTCGCCGAGTTCAAGGGCGTCTCCGCCAACCCGGACGATGTCCAGGGCTCGGGCGACGTGAAGTATCACCTCGGCACTTCCACCGATATCGAGATCAACGGCCGCCAGATTCACCTGTCGCTGCAGCCCAACCCTTCGCATCTCGAGGTCGTGGACCCCGTGGTGATGGGTAAGGTGCGCGCGCGCCAGGACATGGCGGGCGACACCAAGGCCCGCCGCAGCGTCATGGGCATCCTGCTGCATGGCGACGCCGCCTTCGCCGGCCAGGGCGTGGTCTATGAGACCCTGGCGATGAGCCAGCTCATCGGCTACCGCACCGGCGGCACGGTGCATGTGGTGACCAACAACCAGATCGGCTTCACCACCGTCCCGGTGCATGCCTATTCCGGCCTGTACTGCACGGATGTCGCCAAGTCCGTGCAGGCGCCGATCCTGCATGTGAACGGCGACGATCCGGAAGCGGTGGTCTTCTGCGCCCGCCTCGCGGCCGAATACCGCATGAAGTTCGGCGCCGATATCGTGCTGGACATCGTCTGCTACCGCCGTCACGGCCATAACGAGACGGACGAGCCGGCCTTCACCCAGCCGATCATGTATGCCCGCATCAAGGAGACCAAGACGACCCGCACCCTCTATGCGGAGCGTCTGGCCCATAGCGGCGCCGTGCCGGCCGAGGACGGCAAGGCCATGCTGGATGCCTTCAATGCCCAGCTGGAGGAGGCCTATGAGGCCGCCCAGACCTTCAAGCCGAACAAGGCGGACTGGCTGGAAGGCCACTGGGCCGGGCTGAAGGCCGCCGGCTCCTCCGAGGAGGAGAAGGAGGAAGGCACCGCCGTGGCGCTGGACACGCTGCGCGAGGTTGGCAGCGCCCTCAGCCGCGTGCCGGAAGGCTTCAATACCAACAGCAAGATCATCCGCCAGCTCGAGGCCAAGAAGAACGCCATCGAGACCGGCGAGGGGATCGACTGGGCGACCGGCGAGGCGCTGGCCTTCGGCTCCCTGCTGCTGGAAGGCCATCGCATCCGCCTCTCGGGCGAGGATGTGCAGCGCGGCACCTTCAGCCACCGCCACTGCGTGCTGATCGACCAGCAGAACCAGGCGGACTACATGCCGCTGAACAACATCCGCGAGGGGCAGGCGCGGATGGAGGCCTTCAACTCGCTGCTGAGCGAGATGGGCGTGCTGGGATTCGACTACGGCTATACGCTGGCCGACCCGAATACGCTGACGCTGTGGGAAGGCCAGTTCGGCGACTTCGCCAATGGCGCTCAGGTTGTGATCGACCAGTTCATCGCCTCGGCGGAGACGAAGTGGCTGCGCATGTCCGGCCTCGTGATGCTGCTGCCGCACGGCTATGAAGGGCAGGGGCCGGAGCATTCCTCCGCCCGCCTGGAGCGCTATCTGCAGCTCTGCGCCGAGAACAACATGGCGGTCTGCAACTTCACGACCCCGGCCAACTACTTCCACGCCCTGCGCCGGCAGTTGAAGCGCAACTACCGCAAGCCGCTGATCGTGATGACGCCGAAGTCCCTGCTGCGCCACAAGCTGGCCGTCAGCAGCCTGGCCGACTTCGCCCCCGGCAGCAACTTCCAGACCATGATCCCGGAGACCGATGCCCTGGTGGCGCCGGATCAGGTCAAGCGCGTCGTGATGTGCACCGGCAAGGTCTATTACGACCTGCTGCAGGAGCGCCGGGACAAGGGCCTGCGCGACGTCGCGATCATCCGCCTGGAGCAGATGTATCCCTTCCCGAAGGTCACGATGGCCCGCATCCTGGCGGAGTACAAGAACGCCGAGGTCATCTGGTGCCAGGAGGAGCCCGAGAATATGGGCGCCTGGACCTTCGTGGACCGGCGTATCGAGAAGGTGCTCAAGGATCTGGGCAACAAGGCCCAGCGGCCCATCTATGCCGGCCGCGAGGAAGCGGCGAGCCCGGCCACCGGCTCCGCCAAGATCCATCAGCAGCAGCAGGAAGCCCTGGTGCGCGACGCGCTCGGCCTGTCCTAAAACGTAATCCGAGCAAGCACCGGTAGAGAGGCATTGAAATGACCGAGATTCTGGTCCCCACGCTGGGCGAGAGTGTTTCCACGGCCACCGTGGCCCGCTGGATGAAGAAGGCGGGCGAGTCGGTTGCCGCCGACGAGCCGCTGGTGGAACTGGAGACCGACAAGGTGACGGTGGAGGTGAATGCCCCCGCCGCCGGCGTGCTGGAGGCGATCTCCGCCGATGAGGGTGCCGAGGTCGAGCCCGGCGCTCTTCTCGGCACCATCGCCGCTGGCGAGGGCAAGGTGTCCCCGAAGGCGACCGCCGTTCCGGGCACCGAGAAGCCTCAGGCTTCCGGCGGCTCCCCCAGCGCGCCGAAGGTCGAGACGCCGCGCGCGGCCACCGGCCCCGTCTCCGTGCCCGGTGGCGGACATGCGCCGCTGCCCGCCGCCGCCAAGATGATGGCCGAGAACAATGTCTCGGCCGAGCAGATCGGCTCCGGCACGGCCAAGGACGGCCGGATCAGCAAGGGTGACGTGCAGGACTTCCTGGCCCGCCCGGCGTCCCAGCAGGCCGCCAAGCCGGCCGCCAAGGCCCCGCGTGCCCTGGAAGGCGGCGAGGAGCGGGTGAAGATGACCCGCCTGCGCAAGACCATCGCCAGCCGGCTGAAGGAGGCGCAGAACACGGCGGCCATGCTGACCACCTTCAACGAGGTGGACATGTCGGCCGTGATGGCGCTGCGGACCGAGTACAAGGACGCCTTCGAGAAGAAGCTCGGCACGAAGCTCGGCTTCATGTCCTTCTTCGTGAAGGCCTGCGTGACGGCGCTGAAGGAATACCCGGCGGTCAATGCCGAGATCGACGGCGACGACATCGTCTACAAGAACTTCGTGCATATGGGCATCGCCGTCGGTGGCCCGAACGGCCTCGTCGTGCCGGTGCTGAAGAACGCCGATCAGATGTCCTTCGCCGAGATCGAGAAGTCGATCGCCGGCTTCGGCCGGAAGGCGCGCGACGGTCAGCTGAAGCTGGAGGAGCTCGCCGGTGGCAGCTTCACCATCACCAATGGCGGTATCTACGGCTCGCTGCTCTCCACCCCCATCCTGAACCCGCCGCAGTCGGGCATCCTGGGCATGCATGCCATCAAGGAGCGCGCGATGGTGGTGGGCGGCAAGATCGAGGTGCGCCCGATGATGTATCTGGCGCTGTCCTACGACCACCGCATCGTCGACGGGAAGGAGGCTGTCTCCTTCCTGGTGCGCGTGAAGGAGAGCCTGGAGGATCCGCGGCGCCTGCTGCTGGATATCTGATCCTTCCGTCAGCGCGGAACGAAGGGGCGGGGGCCGCGCGAGCGGCCCCCGCTTTTTTTATGCGCCGGCCCGGGCTGGCCGCAGGGGCAGGATGATCCGCGTCAGCCACTCCGCCGGGGGCAGGGTCCGGCAGTCGTTCAGGTATTCCTCCATGCAGGGCTGATCCGCCGGCTCCCGCCCGCTGCCGGGCAGCCAGTCGCGGTAGAACCAGTCATAGGCGCGTTCCAGCTCCGCATAGGGGCCCCGGAAGGTGATGCAGGCGGCATGGCAGGCCGGCACCTCCAGGATGCGCGGATCATCGCCCTCCACCAGGACATCCGGCGCCACGGTGAAGCCGGCATCGGAGCGCAGCCGCGCGGCCGGCACGCTGCCGGGATCGTCGTGATAGAGGCCGAAGAAGCGCGTCTGCTCCGTGATCAGCTGCCGCGCCCGGCCCCAGGATTCCATCCGGTCGAAGGCACGGCCGATCTCGGCGTAAGGGCCGACATGGCGCGTGGCGGCCAGCCGGAGTGGGGGGATCTCCTCGCAACGGACTTCGAACATGCTGTGCTCCTTCATGGCTATGGGCCGGAAGAAGCGGCCGATGCCCCCCTGGCGCCGGTAGGCGGCGGGCGGCAGCCCATGCGCCGCCTGGAAAGCGCGGGTGAAGGCCGCCACGCTGCCATAGCCCGCCCGCCGGGCCACGCGCCCGATCGGCCGTGCCGTTCCGAGCAACTCGGAAGCCGCCCGTTGCAGCCTGTGGCGGCGCAGGGTCTCGGCCGGGGTTTCCCCCGTCATGGCACGGTAGATGCGGTGGAAATGACAGGACGAGAAGGCGGCGGCCTCCGCCAGCACCTCCAGCTGCGGCTCGCGATCCGGGTTGGCCGCCAGCCAGGCCATGGCACGGGCGATGCGGCGGTCGTAGTCCAGCAGGGTGCGCGGCTTCAGGGGCATCGGGGTCCTTCCGGTGATGCCATCCTGGGCAGCTTGCATTTGATCATGCTTGCGAAGCTCCCCGCGCATGGCTTTTCGCACCGCACAACTTCCTCGTCCCCCTTGCCCCTTCCGGTGGGCCGGGCCAGTTTCCGGTAACCGTTGTACAAGCAGGAACCCTGACTCATGTCCGAGAGCTTCGACGTCATTGTCATCGGCGCCGGCCCTGGAGGCTATGTCTGCGCCATCCGTGCGGCGCAGCTCGGACTCAAGGTTGCCTGCGTCGAGAAGCGCGACACCCTGGGCGGCACCTGCCTGAACGTGGGCTGCATTCCCTCCAAGGCGCTGCTGCAATCCTCCGAGGTGTTCGAGGAGACGAAGCACAAGTTCGCCGACCACGGCATCCTGATCGATGGCGTGAAGCTGGACCTGGCGCGCATGCAGGCCCGGAAGGGTGAGGTGGTCGGCGCCAACGTCAAGGGCGTCGAGTTCCTCTTCAAGAAGAACAAGGTCACCTGGCTGAAGGGCGAGGGGAAGATCACCGCCCCCGGCAAGGTTGAGGTCGCCGGTCAGACCTATGACGCGAAGAACATCGTCATCGCCACGGGCTCCGACAGCATGCCGCTGCGGGGCGTCGAGGTGGACGAGAAGCAGATCGTCACCTCCACCGGCGCGCTGGAGCTGGAGAAGGTGCCGGGCCATCTGGTCGTCATCGGCGGCGGCGTGATCGGGCTGGAGCTGGGTTCCGTCTGGCGCCGCCTGGGCGCCGAGGTGACGGTGATCGAGTTCCTGGACCGCATCGTCCCCGGGACCGACGGGGAGACAGCCCGGCAGTTCGAGCGCGTGCTCACCAAGCAGGGCATCAAGTTCAAGCTGAAGTCCAAGGTCACCGGCGCCACCCAGGCAGCGGATGGCGTGACCCTGACGGTGGAACCCGCCGCGGGTGGCGCGGTCGAGGAAGTGAAGGCCGATGTGGTGCTGCTGGCCATCGGCCGCCGCGCCTATACGGATGGCCTGGGCCTGGATACGGTCGGCGTGGAGCGGGACGAGCGCGGCCGCGTGAAGACCAATGGCCATTTCGCGACCAATGTTCCCGGCATCTATGCCATCGGTGACGTGATCGCCGGCCCCATGCTGGCCCACAAGGCCGAGGACGAGGGCGTGGCGCTGGCCGAGCAGCTGGTGGGCCAGGCCGGGCATGTGAACTACGGCGTCATCCCGAGCATCGTCTACACCTGGCCGGAAGTGGCCTCGGTCGGCGAGACGGAGGAGGAGCTGAAGGCCCGCGGCCAGGAGTACAAGTC
This genomic window from Roseomonas marmotae contains:
- the odhB gene encoding 2-oxoglutarate dehydrogenase complex dihydrolipoyllysine-residue succinyltransferase, producing MTEILVPTLGESVSTATVARWMKKAGESVAADEPLVELETDKVTVEVNAPAAGVLEAISADEGAEVEPGALLGTIAAGEGKVSPKATAVPGTEKPQASGGSPSAPKVETPRAATGPVSVPGGGHAPLPAAAKMMAENNVSAEQIGSGTAKDGRISKGDVQDFLARPASQQAAKPAAKAPRALEGGEERVKMTRLRKTIASRLKEAQNTAAMLTTFNEVDMSAVMALRTEYKDAFEKKLGTKLGFMSFFVKACVTALKEYPAVNAEIDGDDIVYKNFVHMGIAVGGPNGLVVPVLKNADQMSFAEIEKSIAGFGRKARDGQLKLEELAGGSFTITNGGIYGSLLSTPILNPPQSGILGMHAIKERAMVVGGKIEVRPMMYLALSYDHRIVDGKEAVSFLVRVKESLEDPRRLLLDI
- the lpdA gene encoding dihydrolipoyl dehydrogenase, with product MSESFDVIVIGAGPGGYVCAIRAAQLGLKVACVEKRDTLGGTCLNVGCIPSKALLQSSEVFEETKHKFADHGILIDGVKLDLARMQARKGEVVGANVKGVEFLFKKNKVTWLKGEGKITAPGKVEVAGQTYDAKNIVIATGSDSMPLRGVEVDEKQIVTSTGALELEKVPGHLVVIGGGVIGLELGSVWRRLGAEVTVIEFLDRIVPGTDGETARQFERVLTKQGIKFKLKSKVTGATQAADGVTLTVEPAAGGAVEEVKADVVLLAIGRRAYTDGLGLDTVGVERDERGRVKTNGHFATNVPGIYAIGDVIAGPMLAHKAEDEGVALAEQLVGQAGHVNYGVIPSIVYTWPEVASVGETEEELKARGQEYKSGKFPFTANGRARAMGDTDGFVKILADKKTDRVLGCHILGPDAGTLIAEVAIAMEFGASAEDVARTCHAHPTLNEAVKEAALAVDGRALHI
- a CDS encoding AraC family transcriptional regulator, translating into MPLKPRTLLDYDRRIARAMAWLAANPDREPQLEVLAEAAAFSSCHFHRIYRAMTGETPAETLRRHRLQRAASELLGTARPIGRVARRAGYGSVAAFTRAFQAAHGLPPAAYRRQGGIGRFFRPIAMKEHSMFEVRCEEIPPLRLAATRHVGPYAEIGRAFDRMESWGRARQLITEQTRFFGLYHDDPGSVPAARLRSDAGFTVAPDVLVEGDDPRILEVPACHAACITFRGPYAELERAYDWFYRDWLPGSGREPADQPCMEEYLNDCRTLPPAEWLTRIILPLRPARAGA
- a CDS encoding 2-oxoglutarate dehydrogenase E1 component — encoded protein: MAGIDILASAMTGANAAFLADLYARWVDKPDSVDPSFQELFAALNDDARSVLQNATGASWAPRPRGGFAPEPEAPKADPKKAGAGANAADPAAARQQVLDSIRALMLIRAYRVRGHLEAQLDPLHLQIPKTHPELDPATYGFSEADMDRPIFINRVLGKDTATLREIIAICRASYCGPIGVEFMHIQDPEQKSWMQQKIEGAPWAQVFDAAAKRQILQQLTEAEGFEAFCARKYVGTKRFGLEGGEVTIPALQTIIATAAEQGVAEIAIGMAHRGRLNTLVNVVKKPFTRVFAEFKGVSANPDDVQGSGDVKYHLGTSTDIEINGRQIHLSLQPNPSHLEVVDPVVMGKVRARQDMAGDTKARRSVMGILLHGDAAFAGQGVVYETLAMSQLIGYRTGGTVHVVTNNQIGFTTVPVHAYSGLYCTDVAKSVQAPILHVNGDDPEAVVFCARLAAEYRMKFGADIVLDIVCYRRHGHNETDEPAFTQPIMYARIKETKTTRTLYAERLAHSGAVPAEDGKAMLDAFNAQLEEAYEAAQTFKPNKADWLEGHWAGLKAAGSSEEEKEEGTAVALDTLREVGSALSRVPEGFNTNSKIIRQLEAKKNAIETGEGIDWATGEALAFGSLLLEGHRIRLSGEDVQRGTFSHRHCVLIDQQNQADYMPLNNIREGQARMEAFNSLLSEMGVLGFDYGYTLADPNTLTLWEGQFGDFANGAQVVIDQFIASAETKWLRMSGLVMLLPHGYEGQGPEHSSARLERYLQLCAENNMAVCNFTTPANYFHALRRQLKRNYRKPLIVMTPKSLLRHKLAVSSLADFAPGSNFQTMIPETDALVAPDQVKRVVMCTGKVYYDLLQERRDKGLRDVAIIRLEQMYPFPKVTMARILAEYKNAEVIWCQEEPENMGAWTFVDRRIEKVLKDLGNKAQRPIYAGREEAASPATGSAKIHQQQQEALVRDALGLS